From a single Planctellipticum variicoloris genomic region:
- a CDS encoding fumarylacetoacetate hydrolase family protein, with translation MKLIRYQDPQGQTHFGRQHADGQVTRIAGDIYGSYQDTGEAATVQKLLAPIEPRDILCIGLNYRKHAAEGGQAIPEQPILFMKNVGTVQNPGDPIVLPRKLRSDAVDYECELAVVIGKACHNVSRADALKYVLGYTCANDVSARDWQLKWGGGQWCRGKTFATFCPLGPCLVTADEIPNPNALGIRTVLNGQTMQDWNTNDMIFDVPALIEFLSGSTLLVPGTVILTGTPHGVGGARKPPVFLQPGDTVTIEIDQIGALTNPVVEEHV, from the coding sequence ATGAAACTGATCCGCTACCAGGACCCCCAGGGACAGACCCACTTCGGCCGCCAGCACGCCGATGGCCAGGTGACCCGCATCGCCGGCGACATCTACGGCAGCTACCAGGACACCGGCGAAGCGGCCACCGTCCAGAAGCTCCTGGCTCCCATCGAGCCGCGCGACATCCTCTGCATCGGCCTCAACTACCGGAAACACGCCGCGGAGGGGGGCCAGGCCATCCCCGAGCAGCCGATCCTGTTCATGAAGAATGTCGGGACCGTGCAGAACCCGGGCGACCCGATCGTCCTGCCGCGCAAGCTGCGCAGCGACGCGGTCGATTACGAATGCGAACTCGCCGTCGTCATCGGCAAGGCCTGTCACAACGTCTCCCGCGCGGATGCATTGAAGTACGTCCTGGGCTACACCTGCGCCAACGACGTCAGCGCCCGCGACTGGCAGCTCAAATGGGGGGGCGGGCAGTGGTGCCGGGGCAAAACGTTCGCCACGTTCTGCCCGCTCGGCCCCTGCCTGGTCACCGCCGACGAGATCCCGAATCCGAACGCCCTGGGAATCCGGACCGTCCTCAACGGCCAGACGATGCAGGACTGGAACACGAACGACATGATCTTCGACGTGCCGGCGCTCATCGAGTTCCTCAGCGGCAGCACGCTCCTGGTCCCCGGCACCGTAATCCTCACCGGCACCCCGCACGGCGTCGGCGGCGCCCGCAAGCCCCCCGTCTTCCTGCAGCCGGGAGATACCGTCACCATCGAGATCGACCAGATCGGAGCGTTGACCAATCCGGTGGTCGAGGAGCATGTCTGA
- a CDS encoding cyclase family protein — protein sequence MRQLPLWLMACSASLLLAAPGEAQVSSADVKDLTLVVARDLPCVWPVGMTPLAVVPTRTIGLSPYHRDLLVIDEHTGTQWDAPAHFVPPPDSGLPGAGPNGLITGEKVPVWQFCGEACVIDVTAHCDDAPAGSSFLIGPEFVKDWEAKHRPLRFGDVVLFRSDYTDRYYRAFPAGERFVSDALAKKSPGWPAPKPETMAYLADKGVLTLGLDGASMGPLPDLAVATHQAGGKRGMIWTECATNLGSLPTTGAFYAMLAAKHAGGSGGEVRCVAITEPKLAAKLIDSARGKRVVDLSVTLQEDLPITWPGYGPGEEASRYVSKTLNAFSTTRGPYFAMTHLLDSFAGTHVVLPGYSLPRPGFDDQQYAAPIRELLKKYASQFGPRGTSALTTDQAPLEQMMGTAHVIDVRSLVGTTKEADWPASPRITLDLIRKHEARGRPIQRGEVVIFSSGYTDDHFQPLPDAPTLDRLFAAPLAGKAEGWPAPTPEVIAYLADKGVRCIGTDGPTLGGVDRENALFVNWLAASRGIFAVEFLTNVADLRDKDAFFLFAPIKIEGTRGGYGRAIALY from the coding sequence ATGAGACAATTGCCGTTGTGGTTGATGGCCTGCTCTGCCAGCCTGCTGCTGGCAGCGCCTGGCGAGGCCCAGGTCTCGTCCGCCGACGTGAAAGACCTGACGCTGGTCGTGGCCCGCGACCTCCCCTGCGTCTGGCCGGTCGGCATGACGCCCCTGGCGGTGGTTCCGACGCGGACGATCGGACTCTCCCCCTACCACCGCGACCTGCTGGTCATCGACGAACACACCGGCACCCAGTGGGACGCCCCGGCCCACTTCGTCCCGCCGCCGGACTCGGGTCTCCCCGGCGCCGGACCGAACGGACTGATCACCGGCGAGAAGGTTCCCGTCTGGCAGTTCTGCGGCGAAGCCTGCGTGATCGACGTCACCGCCCACTGCGACGATGCTCCCGCCGGCAGCAGTTTTCTCATCGGTCCCGAGTTCGTCAAAGACTGGGAAGCGAAACACCGCCCGCTGCGCTTCGGCGACGTGGTCCTGTTCCGGAGCGACTATACCGACCGTTACTACCGGGCCTTCCCCGCCGGAGAGCGCTTTGTGTCGGACGCGCTGGCGAAGAAGTCCCCCGGCTGGCCTGCTCCGAAACCGGAAACGATGGCATACCTCGCCGACAAGGGGGTCCTGACGCTCGGTCTCGACGGCGCAAGCATGGGGCCCTTGCCCGATCTGGCGGTCGCAACGCATCAGGCGGGGGGCAAGCGGGGAATGATCTGGACCGAGTGCGCCACGAACCTCGGTTCGCTCCCCACGACCGGCGCGTTCTACGCCATGCTCGCCGCCAAGCACGCCGGCGGTTCCGGCGGCGAGGTCCGCTGCGTGGCGATTACGGAACCGAAGCTCGCCGCGAAGCTGATCGACAGCGCCCGCGGAAAGCGCGTGGTCGATCTGTCGGTCACGCTGCAGGAAGACCTGCCGATCACCTGGCCGGGATATGGTCCCGGCGAGGAGGCGAGCCGGTATGTTTCGAAGACGCTCAACGCCTTCTCTACGACGCGCGGCCCCTACTTCGCCATGACCCACCTGCTCGACAGCTTCGCGGGGACGCACGTGGTCCTGCCCGGCTACTCCCTCCCCCGTCCCGGCTTCGACGATCAGCAGTACGCCGCGCCGATTCGAGAACTCTTGAAAAAGTACGCATCCCAGTTCGGTCCTCGCGGAACGAGTGCGCTGACGACCGACCAGGCGCCGCTCGAACAGATGATGGGAACGGCCCACGTGATCGACGTCCGCAGTCTCGTCGGGACGACAAAAGAAGCCGACTGGCCCGCCTCCCCCCGCATCACGCTCGACCTCATCCGCAAGCACGAAGCCCGTGGCCGGCCGATCCAACGAGGCGAGGTCGTGATTTTCTCATCCGGCTACACCGACGATCACTTCCAGCCGCTTCCGGACGCTCCGACCCTGGACCGTCTGTTCGCCGCTCCGCTGGCGGGCAAGGCGGAAGGCTGGCCCGCCCCGACTCCGGAGGTGATCGCCTACCTGGCGGACAAGGGCGTCCGCTGCATCGGCACCGACGGCCCCACGCTGGGAGGCGTCGATCGCGAAAACGCGCTCTTCGTCAACTGGCTCGCCGCCTCCCGCGGGATCTTCGCCGTCGAGTTCCTGACCAACGTCGCCGACCTCCGCGACAAAGACGCCTTCTTTCTGTTCGCCCCGATCAAGATCGAAGGAACCCGCGGCGGCTATGGCCGGGCCATCGCCTTGTACTGA
- a CDS encoding alpha-ketoacid dehydrogenase subunit alpha/beta — translation MPTEHPHLRLYRTMLTIRLTEEELARCHQRGLIHGACHTYVGQEAIASGVCAHLTHEDTVFSTHRGHGHALAKGMPPRELMAELFGRSTGCSRGRGGSMHLFSPEIGMMGTSGIVAPCILQACGGGYSSKLMQSGRVSAAFFGDGAVNNGAFHEGLNMASIWKLPVLFICENNQFATEVPFTYSSGIPDVGRRAANYGLPGVEVDGNDALAVFAAAEEAVARARSGGGATLIECKTYRTRPHAEGMGDFGYRTREDVDAWKKRCPIALFRQRLITEFGVAEATLQQIDDEIAALVAESRSFAEASPPPEPATATTQVYAAPRPVSQPEPTPSADDRQLNFTQATLEALSTEMAVNPKIFVMGEGIGKRGGNFMTTAGLYDKFGPVRLCDTPICERGFVGLACGAGMTGTRPVIDFMFADFVLDSFGEIVNQIAKMQYMSSGRLKMPVLLRGCIGIGHSAATHHSGSYYGIYAQVPGLCVVVPSSPRDAKGLMLRALRGDDPVMFLEHREILTIKGPVPEGDYEIEFGQARIVRSGETVTVVALARMVHQTLAVCEELAKDGISVELIDPRTVVPLDIETILASVRKTGRLLVVDEPPASCGFAAEIVARVADAGFDDLDAPIRRLTGLFAPTPYAPSLEAVMVPGPREIAAAIRELVEE, via the coding sequence ATGCCCACCGAACACCCGCATCTGCGACTTTATCGCACGATGCTGACCATTCGCCTGACCGAAGAAGAACTGGCCCGCTGCCATCAGCGGGGACTCATTCACGGCGCCTGTCATACCTACGTCGGGCAGGAGGCCATCGCCAGCGGCGTCTGCGCTCACCTGACGCACGAGGACACCGTTTTCAGCACCCACCGCGGACACGGACACGCCCTTGCCAAGGGGATGCCCCCCCGCGAACTGATGGCCGAGCTGTTCGGCCGCTCGACCGGCTGTTCCCGCGGTCGCGGCGGGAGCATGCACCTGTTCTCCCCCGAAATCGGCATGATGGGGACCAGCGGCATCGTCGCCCCCTGCATCCTGCAGGCCTGCGGCGGCGGCTACAGCTCCAAACTGATGCAGTCCGGCCGAGTCTCGGCGGCCTTCTTCGGCGACGGCGCCGTCAATAACGGGGCCTTCCACGAAGGCCTCAACATGGCCAGCATCTGGAAGCTGCCAGTCCTGTTTATCTGCGAGAACAATCAGTTCGCCACCGAAGTCCCCTTTACGTACTCCAGTGGCATCCCCGACGTCGGCCGTCGGGCCGCCAACTACGGCCTGCCCGGCGTCGAAGTCGACGGCAACGACGCCCTCGCCGTCTTTGCCGCGGCCGAGGAAGCGGTCGCCCGTGCCCGCTCGGGAGGGGGCGCCACCCTGATCGAATGCAAGACCTACCGCACACGACCCCACGCCGAGGGGATGGGGGACTTCGGCTACCGCACCCGGGAAGACGTCGACGCCTGGAAGAAACGCTGCCCGATTGCTCTGTTCCGGCAGCGACTCATTACCGAGTTCGGCGTCGCCGAAGCGACCTTGCAGCAGATCGACGACGAAATTGCCGCGCTGGTCGCGGAATCGCGATCATTCGCCGAAGCGAGCCCGCCCCCAGAGCCAGCCACCGCGACGACGCAAGTCTATGCGGCGCCGCGTCCGGTTTCGCAGCCCGAGCCGACGCCGAGTGCGGATGACCGGCAGCTCAACTTCACGCAGGCCACGCTGGAGGCGCTTTCTACAGAAATGGCGGTCAATCCGAAGATCTTCGTCATGGGCGAAGGGATCGGGAAGCGCGGGGGCAACTTCATGACCACCGCGGGCCTCTATGACAAGTTCGGCCCGGTCCGGCTGTGCGACACCCCGATCTGCGAACGGGGGTTCGTCGGTCTGGCCTGCGGAGCAGGGATGACCGGGACGCGACCGGTGATCGATTTCATGTTCGCCGACTTTGTCCTCGATTCGTTCGGCGAAATCGTCAATCAGATCGCCAAGATGCAGTACATGTCGAGTGGCCGGCTGAAGATGCCGGTCCTGCTGCGGGGTTGTATCGGGATCGGTCACTCCGCCGCGACGCACCACTCCGGCAGCTACTACGGGATCTACGCCCAGGTCCCCGGCCTGTGCGTGGTCGTCCCCTCGTCGCCGCGGGACGCCAAGGGACTGATGCTGCGGGCGCTTCGGGGCGATGATCCGGTGATGTTCCTCGAACATCGCGAGATCCTGACGATCAAGGGGCCGGTCCCCGAGGGGGACTATGAGATCGAATTCGGCCAGGCGCGGATTGTCCGGTCCGGCGAGACGGTGACCGTCGTCGCACTGGCCCGGATGGTGCACCAGACGCTGGCGGTCTGCGAGGAACTGGCGAAGGATGGAATCTCCGTCGAGCTGATCGACCCGCGCACCGTGGTCCCGCTCGATATTGAAACCATCCTGGCTTCGGTCCGAAAGACCGGGCGATTGCTGGTCGTGGACGAACCTCCCGCATCCTGCGGATTCGCGGCCGAGATTGTCGCCCGTGTCGCCGATGCCGGCTTCGATGACCTCGACGCCCCCATCCGCCGCTTGACCGGCCTCTTCGCCCCGACGCCCTACGCTCCGTCGCTGGAAGCGGTGATGGTGCCGGGACCGCGCGAGATCGCCGCCGCCATCCGCGAACTGGTGGAGGAATAA
- a CDS encoding NAD-dependent epimerase/dehydratase family protein, with translation MSRSTALVTGGSGFIGTWVLRELLQQGMTPVVYDVRPNARRWSQVLGSDAARVIFVEGDLLETERLRQTCQQHDVQHLIHLAALLTPACQQDPWAGCKVNVLGSVALFELIRTAGLPIQGLSYASSYAVYGPEEDDGPQADDAAQDRPPTFYGAFKLAVDLIAEQYWRHFGIASVGVRPHVVYGPERDAGLTAGPSLAAKAAALGERYTIGYTGVVSYDYVEDVARAFVQAALETPRGAHVVDLPGNPATTEDFVREIDAVIPGAAGRLSVDGPLIPSNIPPHPHYFTQLFPDWRVTPLAEGIRKTIDFYRVGRQDPGSTHQP, from the coding sequence ATGAGTCGATCCACCGCACTGGTCACCGGCGGCAGCGGCTTCATCGGAACCTGGGTCCTGCGGGAACTGCTCCAGCAGGGGATGACGCCGGTCGTGTATGACGTCCGGCCCAACGCCCGCCGCTGGAGCCAGGTCCTCGGTTCCGACGCCGCCCGAGTGATTTTTGTCGAGGGAGACCTCCTGGAGACGGAACGTCTCCGCCAGACCTGCCAGCAGCACGACGTGCAGCACCTGATTCACCTGGCAGCCCTGCTGACTCCCGCCTGCCAGCAGGATCCCTGGGCCGGCTGCAAGGTCAATGTGCTGGGAAGCGTCGCCCTGTTCGAGTTGATTCGAACGGCCGGACTCCCGATTCAGGGACTCTCCTATGCCAGTTCGTATGCGGTCTATGGTCCCGAAGAGGATGACGGCCCGCAGGCCGATGACGCGGCGCAGGACCGCCCGCCGACCTTTTACGGCGCTTTCAAGCTCGCCGTCGATCTGATCGCCGAGCAGTACTGGCGGCATTTCGGCATCGCATCGGTCGGCGTCCGCCCGCACGTCGTCTACGGCCCCGAGCGCGACGCCGGTCTGACCGCCGGTCCCTCGCTCGCGGCGAAAGCCGCCGCCCTGGGGGAACGCTACACGATCGGTTACACCGGAGTCGTGAGCTACGACTATGTCGAAGACGTCGCCCGCGCGTTCGTGCAGGCCGCTCTGGAGACGCCGCGGGGAGCCCATGTCGTCGACCTGCCGGGAAACCCTGCGACGACCGAAGACTTCGTGCGGGAGATTGACGCGGTCATTCCCGGCGCCGCCGGTCGCCTCAGCGTCGACGGGCCGCTGATTCCGTCAAACATCCCGCCCCACCCGCACTACTTCACGCAGCTCTTCCCGGACTGGCGAGTCACGCCGCTGGCGGAGGGAATTCGGAAAACCATCGACTTCTACCGCGTCGGGCGGCAAGATCCAGGCTCAACACACCAGCCCTGA
- a CDS encoding dihydrolipoamide acetyltransferase family protein gives MPAEIRVPRLGWSMEEGTFVDWLKRDGDRVAVGEALFELEGEKALQPIESLDAGILRIPPDAPKPGSVVPVGGLLGYLLAEGEAPPWEGGDSAPPLTAPSVAAPEQPPAAPSVRRKARELGVSLHLVAGSGNGGRIVAADVERAARPAVEIRVASTGPSTPTATPRARRVARELGVDWTRLTGTGRGGRIREQDVRAASATSTMVGAARSIPITPRRRAIAERMLASSRETAPVTLTTRVDATNLVNLRNQFKAAGATPVPAFTDIIAKLAAHVLQEHPRLAGRWADDRIELPGDTGFHIGVAVDTDDGLLVPVVRDVLNRPLLEIAADSSKLIDRTRSGRLTLAEMTGGVFTITNLGNFGIDAFTPVINLPETSVLGLGAIRKEPVVLPEGAIAVRELLTLSLTFDHRVIDGAPAARFLQALVQALENASASLLMAG, from the coding sequence ATGCCTGCTGAAATCCGCGTTCCGCGTCTCGGCTGGTCGATGGAAGAAGGAACCTTCGTCGACTGGCTCAAACGGGACGGCGACCGCGTCGCCGTCGGCGAAGCCCTGTTCGAACTCGAAGGCGAAAAGGCCCTGCAGCCGATCGAGTCGCTCGACGCCGGAATCCTGCGCATCCCCCCCGATGCCCCGAAGCCGGGGAGTGTCGTCCCGGTCGGCGGCCTACTCGGCTATTTACTGGCTGAGGGCGAAGCTCCGCCCTGGGAAGGCGGGGACAGCGCTCCACCACTCACGGCTCCATCGGTCGCCGCGCCGGAGCAACCTCCCGCAGCCCCCTCCGTCCGACGGAAGGCGCGGGAACTAGGCGTTTCGCTGCATCTCGTGGCCGGCTCGGGCAACGGCGGCCGGATCGTGGCGGCCGATGTGGAGCGCGCTGCGCGTCCGGCCGTAGAGATCCGAGTCGCCTCAACCGGTCCGTCGACCCCGACGGCGACGCCCCGCGCCCGTCGCGTCGCGCGCGAGCTGGGCGTCGACTGGACCCGGCTGACGGGCACCGGACGGGGGGGGCGGATTCGCGAGCAGGATGTCCGGGCCGCATCGGCGACGTCGACGATGGTCGGAGCCGCGCGCTCGATCCCCATCACGCCGCGCCGTCGGGCGATTGCCGAACGGATGCTCGCCAGCTCGCGCGAGACAGCGCCGGTCACGCTGACGACGCGCGTCGACGCGACGAACCTGGTAAATCTGCGGAACCAGTTCAAAGCGGCGGGTGCGACGCCCGTGCCGGCGTTCACGGACATCATCGCCAAACTGGCGGCGCATGTCCTGCAGGAACATCCGCGGCTGGCGGGTCGCTGGGCCGACGATCGGATCGAGCTGCCGGGCGACACGGGTTTCCATATCGGCGTCGCCGTCGACACCGACGACGGTCTGCTGGTGCCCGTGGTTCGCGACGTCCTCAATCGGCCGCTGCTGGAGATCGCCGCCGATTCGAGCAAGCTGATTGACCGCACTCGCTCGGGACGATTGACGCTGGCGGAGATGACAGGCGGAGTTTTCACGATCACGAATCTCGGCAATTTCGGGATCGACGCCTTCACGCCAGTGATCAATCTGCCGGAAACGAGCGTCCTGGGGCTGGGGGCGATCCGCAAGGAACCGGTCGTGCTGCCGGAGGGGGCCATTGCTGTCCGAGAGTTGCTGACGCTCAGCCTGACGTTCGACCACCGGGTGATCGACGGCGCCCCCGCAGCGCGGTTCCTGCAGGCGCTCGTTCAGGCCCTGGAAAATGCCTCGGCGAGTTTGTTAATGGCGGGTTGA
- a CDS encoding Nramp family divalent metal transporter, translated as MSQPPSPDSRIPPWEIADLPEPQPLRWSNWTRFIGPGIVMMGIQIGGGEWLLGPEVTARYGGSLMWIATVAIVLQVFYNLECGRYALYCGEPIFTGFMRTSPGPRFWMSVILLLNLSALIPGLSTHAAAMTAALWLDRPPLDADRGLVTVLAYVYLVAVALPVLIGGKVYNMLQLIMTLKVVVVLSFCLAIGVFCVSPANWWSVFSGFAKFGSVPTIVDGRDSTVNIFQYWWTDGGWPMVSLANIAVLGAFAGYAGGGGLANATYSNFVRDKGWGMGSVVGAIPSAVGGHNVTLSHVGKVFEITPENRRRWSTWWRYILVDQVYVWAPGCFMGMALPALLSLEFAPNSSLTGVKLDWSQSLITADGIRHAPQFSPKLASALWIVTVCVGMLVMLPSQMSIVDDFSRRWTDILWSGSRRIRGNLRGNSVKRIYYGILGMYVAWTVVATYLFSTYGTPKLMTLVIANLNNLALGLTAFHLLWINSSLLPPALRPRWYHRLGLIGCGTFYLGMAWLVFATKQLPILRELLGV; from the coding sequence ATGTCGCAACCGCCATCGCCGGACAGCCGTATTCCCCCGTGGGAGATCGCCGACCTCCCGGAACCCCAGCCGCTCCGCTGGAGCAACTGGACCCGTTTCATCGGCCCCGGCATCGTCATGATGGGGATTCAGATCGGCGGCGGCGAATGGCTGCTCGGGCCGGAAGTCACCGCCCGCTACGGCGGCAGCCTGATGTGGATCGCCACCGTCGCCATCGTCCTGCAGGTCTTCTACAACCTCGAATGCGGCCGGTACGCCCTGTATTGCGGCGAGCCGATCTTCACCGGCTTCATGCGGACCAGCCCCGGCCCGCGATTCTGGATGAGCGTCATCCTGCTGCTCAACCTGAGCGCCCTGATCCCCGGCCTGTCGACGCACGCCGCGGCGATGACCGCCGCCCTGTGGCTCGACCGCCCGCCGCTGGACGCGGACCGGGGGCTCGTGACCGTGCTGGCCTACGTCTATCTGGTGGCAGTTGCGCTTCCCGTCCTGATCGGCGGCAAGGTCTACAACATGCTGCAGCTCATTATGACCCTGAAGGTCGTAGTGGTCCTCAGCTTCTGTCTCGCCATCGGCGTCTTCTGCGTCAGCCCCGCCAACTGGTGGAGCGTCTTCAGCGGCTTCGCGAAGTTCGGCTCGGTCCCGACGATCGTCGACGGACGCGACAGCACCGTCAACATCTTCCAGTACTGGTGGACCGACGGCGGCTGGCCGATGGTCTCGCTGGCCAATATCGCCGTGCTCGGCGCATTTGCCGGCTATGCCGGCGGCGGAGGGCTCGCCAACGCCACCTACAGCAACTTCGTCCGCGACAAGGGCTGGGGTATGGGGAGCGTCGTGGGGGCGATCCCCAGCGCCGTCGGCGGCCACAACGTCACATTGAGCCACGTCGGCAAGGTCTTCGAGATCACGCCCGAAAACCGCCGGCGCTGGAGCACCTGGTGGCGGTACATTCTCGTCGATCAGGTCTACGTCTGGGCCCCCGGCTGCTTCATGGGGATGGCCCTTCCGGCGCTCCTCTCCCTGGAGTTCGCCCCGAACTCCAGCCTGACCGGCGTCAAGCTCGACTGGTCGCAGTCGCTGATCACCGCCGACGGCATTCGCCATGCCCCGCAGTTCTCCCCGAAGCTGGCCAGCGCCCTGTGGATCGTGACCGTCTGCGTCGGCATGCTGGTGATGCTCCCCAGCCAGATGTCGATCGTCGATGACTTCAGCCGCCGCTGGACCGACATTCTCTGGTCCGGCAGCCGCCGCATCCGGGGCAACCTCCGAGGGAACTCCGTCAAGCGGATCTACTACGGCATCCTCGGCATGTACGTCGCCTGGACCGTCGTCGCCACCTACCTTTTCAGCACGTACGGCACGCCGAAACTGATGACGCTGGTCATCGCCAACCTCAACAATCTGGCGCTCGGACTGACTGCCTTTCACCTCCTCTGGATCAACAGCTCGCTGCTGCCTCCGGCGCTCCGACCGCGCTGGTATCACCGGCTGGGTCTCATCGGCTGCGGCACGTTCTATCTCGGTATGGCGTGGCTCGTGTTCGCCACGAAACAACTGCCGATCCTTCGAGAATTACTGGGAGTTTAA
- a CDS encoding SDR family NAD(P)-dependent oxidoreductase, producing MTSQLFDLTGRVAAISGAASGMGRAACLALAEHGADIVLFDLNADGAEATAGEIRALGRRALPVICNVSEPDRIREAFATIDREFGRIDFLANIAGEGLRVSPEDITQEQLLRVFQNLVFGRFCMCQEAGRRMLAAGKGSILNIGSIASVSALGRNHIAYSMAMGAVVQMTRELSTEWASRGVRVNAVLPAQTMNPDLAKRIGANPAMEAKWLSGIPRGRFGDPSDFQGLAVLLASDASSWITGAIIPMDGGNLAMNAGGTIGGVGVAG from the coding sequence ATGACCAGCCAACTCTTCGACCTGACCGGCCGCGTCGCGGCCATTTCCGGCGCCGCCAGCGGGATGGGCCGGGCCGCCTGCCTCGCCCTCGCCGAACATGGCGCGGACATCGTCCTGTTTGACCTCAACGCCGACGGGGCCGAGGCGACCGCCGGCGAGATCCGTGCTCTCGGCCGGCGCGCGCTGCCCGTCATCTGCAACGTCTCCGAACCCGACCGCATCCGCGAAGCCTTCGCCACGATTGACCGCGAGTTCGGCCGGATCGACTTTCTCGCCAACATCGCCGGCGAGGGCCTGCGCGTCTCGCCCGAAGACATCACCCAGGAGCAGTTGCTGCGGGTCTTTCAGAACCTCGTCTTCGGCCGCTTCTGCATGTGTCAGGAAGCAGGCCGCCGGATGCTCGCCGCGGGGAAGGGAAGCATTCTGAATATCGGTTCGATCGCCAGCGTGAGCGCTCTCGGCCGGAATCACATCGCTTACAGCATGGCGATGGGAGCCGTCGTCCAGATGACCCGCGAACTGAGCACCGAATGGGCCAGCCGCGGCGTTCGCGTCAACGCCGTCCTCCCCGCCCAGACCATGAACCCCGACCTCGCCAAACGAATCGGCGCGAACCCCGCCATGGAGGCCAAATGGCTCAGCGGCATCCCCCGCGGCCGGTTCGGTGACCCGAGCGACTTCCAGGGGCTCGCCGTGCTGCTCGCCTCCGACGCCTCCTCCTGGATCACCGGGGCGATCATCCCGATGGACGGCGGCAACCTCGCCATGAACGCCGGCGGAACGATCGGCGGCGTGGGAGTTGCAGGATAA
- a CDS encoding Ldh family oxidoreductase, with product MRVPVESLRSFCLAALRQAGLNEADADVTADALVTTDTMGVFTHGTKLLGGYLNRLKGGGYRATARPRIEREGPAWAVIDGESALGQVGGVFAMQTAIDKARTVGVAYVGLRNTGHIGAAGYYAAHAARSGLIAMVVGNDVPSVAAPGSRAAVLGSNPLAYGIPVEGNEPILLDMATAAVAGGKVYAAHQRGEPIPPTWLIGPDGQPTTDGALYPKHAALAPMAGHKGYGIGLWAEILAGVLPGGAMTWQVGTWMFDPPDKPSQHNAGFIAIDVATIAPPEDFAARIQHLIDEIHAAPTAAGIDRVLLPGEREWSLRQQSHAAGIDLPEDVRAKLRQVAADYQLTADWLT from the coding sequence ATGCGAGTTCCCGTCGAATCGCTCCGCAGTTTCTGTCTCGCCGCTCTGAGGCAGGCCGGCCTGAATGAGGCCGACGCCGACGTCACCGCCGACGCCCTGGTCACGACCGACACAATGGGCGTCTTCACCCACGGAACCAAGCTGCTGGGGGGATACCTCAACCGTCTCAAAGGCGGCGGCTACCGCGCGACCGCCCGGCCGCGCATCGAACGCGAGGGACCCGCCTGGGCCGTCATCGACGGCGAATCGGCCCTCGGTCAGGTCGGCGGCGTCTTTGCGATGCAGACGGCGATCGACAAAGCCCGGACTGTCGGCGTCGCCTACGTCGGCCTGCGCAATACCGGACATATTGGAGCGGCCGGCTACTATGCCGCCCATGCAGCCCGGTCCGGCCTGATCGCGATGGTCGTCGGAAACGACGTTCCGAGCGTCGCCGCCCCCGGCTCGCGCGCCGCCGTCCTGGGAAGCAATCCATTGGCCTACGGGATTCCGGTCGAAGGGAACGAGCCGATCCTGCTCGACATGGCCACCGCAGCCGTCGCGGGGGGCAAGGTCTATGCAGCGCACCAGCGCGGCGAACCAATTCCCCCAACCTGGCTGATCGGTCCCGACGGCCAGCCGACGACCGACGGCGCCCTCTATCCCAAGCACGCGGCCCTCGCGCCGATGGCGGGCCACAAAGGCTACGGAATCGGCCTCTGGGCGGAGATTCTGGCCGGCGTCCTGCCGGGCGGCGCGATGACCTGGCAGGTGGGCACCTGGATGTTCGATCCGCCCGACAAACCGTCGCAGCACAATGCCGGCTTCATCGCGATCGACGTGGCGACGATTGCGCCTCCCGAGGACTTCGCCGCACGGATCCAGCATCTGATCGATGAAATTCACGCCGCACCCACCGCGGCCGGCATCGACCGCGTCCTGCTCCCCGGCGAACGAGAATGGAGCCTTCGCCAGCAGTCGCACGCCGCAGGGATCGACTTGCCCGAGGACGTCCGCGCCAAGTTGCGGCAGGTCGCCGCCGACTATCAACTGACTGCAGACTGGCTGACGTAA